Proteins from one Gemmatimonadaceae bacterium genomic window:
- a CDS encoding YciI family protein — MKYVCLIYHEETALAAMPREEFDALRGRYMAFTQSVLDGGQLVAGEALQPTHTATTVRIRHGQLTTTDGPCVETGEQVGGFYLIEARDRNEAIQIAARIPGAHTGGVEVRPVVDFSEADANADA; from the coding sequence ATGAAATACGTCTGCCTCATCTATCACGAGGAGACCGCGCTGGCGGCGATGCCAAGGGAGGAGTTCGACGCCCTGCGGGGCCGGTACATGGCGTTCACGCAGTCCGTTCTCGATGGCGGGCAGCTCGTCGCGGGCGAGGCGCTGCAGCCCACGCATACCGCCACCACCGTGCGCATACGCCACGGCCAGCTCACGACGACCGATGGCCCGTGCGTCGAGACCGGCGAGCAGGTGGGCGGCTTCTATCTGATCGAGGCGCGCGACCGGAACGAGGCCATCCAGATCGCGGCACGCATCCCGGGCGCACACACGGGAGGCGTCGAGGTCCGCCCGGTGGTGGACTTCAGCGAGGCCGACGCGAACGCGGACGCGTGA
- a CDS encoding carboxypeptidase-like regulatory domain-containing protein, giving the protein MIKRIVWLALLGMVSTRVAFAQSVVTAERSRLGVIESSQAPRQRPWTAGGWSKQWAQRQLLDAVAEARTMIAERDTALRDRLIGLSPRLSALDSAQIGVSPNGDDLLVSSYLDDPDRPGRFTELRLRYRPTRLSDAPITLAVAVQGCDAACEREQEDVLLWTRVDSLRWRLSALVSTDGQALRSMSLVDADPAETAMTASGPRLTVSVTGVVRDERGRALADVEVFSTGHVAPVRTDSTGRYRLTTVRRGGDIVGVRRLGVLPAYRVLTAADTGVVQWSPQLRSAQVLATRITRASRAPKELQARRYEDFLARQERGRGQFLVGEEISRSISLGDALNRLNGINALMGAGYAVRKVRVTRCAGKDSLVGVFVDGVDRTWAARSGFDARSLQGLRAEDVLTELHPASIVALEFYRRSEMPPEYAGVGYCAVVGLWTR; this is encoded by the coding sequence ATGATCAAACGGATCGTTTGGCTCGCATTGCTCGGGATGGTCAGCACCCGCGTGGCGTTTGCCCAGTCCGTGGTCACGGCGGAGCGCTCACGGCTCGGCGTGATCGAGAGTAGTCAAGCTCCACGCCAGCGCCCGTGGACAGCCGGTGGATGGAGCAAGCAGTGGGCGCAGCGGCAGTTGCTCGACGCGGTGGCCGAGGCGCGTACGATGATCGCGGAACGCGACACCGCACTTCGGGATCGCCTGATCGGCCTCAGCCCGCGCCTGAGCGCGCTCGATTCGGCCCAGATAGGCGTGAGCCCGAACGGCGACGATCTGCTGGTCAGCAGCTATCTGGATGACCCTGATCGACCCGGACGCTTTACGGAACTACGCCTGCGCTATCGCCCCACGCGCCTGAGCGACGCGCCCATCACCCTCGCGGTGGCCGTTCAGGGCTGCGACGCGGCGTGTGAACGCGAGCAGGAAGATGTGCTGCTCTGGACACGGGTCGACAGCCTGCGCTGGCGCCTCTCAGCTCTCGTTTCGACCGACGGTCAGGCGCTTCGCTCGATGTCATTGGTCGACGCCGACCCCGCAGAAACAGCCATGACGGCAAGCGGCCCACGCCTTACGGTGAGCGTGACCGGTGTGGTTCGCGACGAGCGAGGGCGAGCACTCGCCGACGTGGAAGTCTTCTCCACCGGGCACGTCGCGCCGGTGCGCACCGATTCCACCGGTCGATACCGCCTCACGACCGTTCGACGCGGTGGAGACATCGTGGGTGTTCGCCGGCTTGGCGTGCTGCCCGCCTATCGCGTGCTGACCGCCGCCGATACGGGTGTTGTACAGTGGAGCCCACAGCTTCGCAGTGCGCAGGTCTTGGCAACACGCATCACGAGGGCGAGCCGCGCGCCCAAGGAGTTGCAGGCCCGGCGCTATGAGGACTTTCTCGCTCGACAGGAGCGAGGCCGCGGGCAGTTTCTCGTCGGCGAGGAGATCTCGCGGAGCATCTCGCTCGGTGACGCCCTCAACCGCCTCAACGGGATCAACGCGCTGATGGGCGCGGGCTACGCGGTGCGAAAGGTCAGAGTCACCCGGTGCGCCGGGAAGGACAGCCTCGTCGGCGTCTTCGTGGACGGCGTCGATCGCACATGGGCGGCGCGCAGCGGCTTCGATGCCCGCTCGCTTCAGGGACTGCGTGCAGAGGACGTGCTCACCGAGCTCCATCCGGCGAGCATCGTCGCGCTCGAGTTCTACCGGCGCAGTGAGATGCCGCCGGAGTATGCTGGAGTCGGGTACTGCGCGGTGGTTGGGCTCTGGACGCGGTAG
- a CDS encoding DUF4160 domain-containing protein yields the protein MSPTVLREGPFRLFFFSREEPRMHVHVSHPDGEAKFWLEPATALADSVGLSARQLAEAQDIVERHTGEIRDAWIRHFGA from the coding sequence ATGTCGCCGACCGTGCTCCGCGAGGGTCCCTTTCGCCTGTTCTTCTTTTCACGCGAGGAACCGCGAATGCATGTGCACGTCTCGCATCCGGACGGCGAGGCCAAGTTCTGGCTCGAGCCCGCGACCGCGTTGGCGGATTCGGTCGGACTCTCGGCTCGTCAGCTCGCTGAGGCGCAGGACATTGTAGAACGCCACACCGGGGAGATTCGCGATGCCTGGATTCGCCACTTCGGCGCCTGA